The DNA segment GGATTCCATACAGTCGGTTGAGACGTGACCTCCGGGCTTCATCAGTGTAGGGGACAGCAAGCCAGGGCATTTCGCTGAAATACTGTTTGAAGGAGTCCTCTGACCTATGGAGAAAAAAGCACCCAAAATGAGATTGGCTGCACCCCCCACTCCTGGGTCCTCCAACCAATTCTTTCCAAACACAGCCCAGAACCAAAGATGCTCTGatgtttactatttccttttctagtcacCTTGGGAGCTACCTAGTTCTAGGAAGGCTTTACCTAGACAAACGCAGGGTCCCCAAATGAAAATGTCAAGCCCTTTCAATAGTCTGTAGACTGTTCAGTTGCACCTTCTCGCCAGTTAATttgttcattccttctttccctccctccgtccctccctccctctgtctctctgtctctgtctctctctcttgtgttttagaattaatattaattctaaataatattaatattaagtaattaatattaatattaagtatcagttccaagacagaagagaggtaagggctagacagttgggattaagtgacttgcccagggtcacatagctgggaagtatctgaggccagcttcaaAACCAGAATCAATCCATCTCAAGTTCTCTAATAGGGAGAGTTTATTTGAAAGAAACTCACCATCTGGACCACGATAGCATATTCTCTGGTGCATTTCTTACTTATGCACCTGCCAAGAAGCCCTGTTTTGGGGTCAAGTGGCATGTGGGCATATGAACTTCACATGCCATATGGACACGTGTGTTCTCATCCCCTGCAGAGATGGTGGAGAACAGAGAATGGAAGCTCCAAGAAGGCAGGGCCCACTCATTTTCTCTTTAGATTCAAAGTGCCTGGTACTAGGTAGGTGCTTAGATGCTTAGTAGACTGGCACCGAGTGGGTATACAGGTCTACCCAAGAGGTGAAGACTGGAGACAGCTGGGATAGGGCAAGCGGGTCCCGggatccttccccttcccagtctGCTAGCTTTAGTTCCAATTTGTGAACAAGAGATTAGAGGCAGAGAGGGCGAGAAGAGGTAGAACTGCCTTCTGGGACAGAGACTGAGATGAGCAAAGGCAGCGGGCTAAAACCAACCCCACGGCATCAACACACTCAGCCTGGTCTGACTCCTCACCCAGGGACCTCTGGCAAGTCAAGCAGCCCCCAGCTACCAGCGACTGCAGCTGAGAAGAAATAATCCACGTCCCACAAAGCAGGTGGAACCATCTGTCAACCTCTGGCCACTTTCCACCCCCACCCGGTTTCTCTATCATCCACTAGAAAGCTGTACAAATCTGAAAATGCATTTAACCCCAATCTGCTCTTCTGCAGATTCCCAAAGAAGGAGAGAGTTGGATGGGGCCTTGGAGATCTTCTGGTTCCATCCCACCCCCTTCCTAGATAGATGAGGGGAGAGGGAATTGGGAGATGCCTCCGTATTCAAGTCAGGAACTgactttttctcatctttgagTCAGTCAGACGGCTCCAGGAATAAGTGTGAAATGTGTCAGTGCCTTCTCCAAAGATCAcgaatgtgcttaatttttaaaaaaggcacagAAGGGCATCCTCTGTGCCATACATTCTGAGGGAAGCAGGGAGGAAGATGGCTCCAGTTTCAGAGCAAATATTACCTGTCAGCGCTAACAAAAATAATCTCAAATTTCTGTCCCGACTCCTTGATCTTCCGGTAAGACTCCACCAGGACTCGGGTGAGACTTCGGCAAGGCGGGCACTGACAATAAAGAAGACACAACGTGCTTGTAAATGTCCCTAAAATACCTCCTTTCATTTCTAGGAAGGGCCACCCGGGGGCCAACCTGGTCTATGAAGAGTTCAGAAACAAACGCTCTCCTCCCAGACATCAAATGGGAGTAAGCTTAGAATTTCTCTGAAGATCTAGAGAACGTTCTCTACATGCCGCCGACAGCCGGTGGGCAGGGAGGCTGTTCGGTATATCAGAAGGGAGTCTGGGCTTCCTTActggctgggtgactctgggccagtccctcccctttcctaagcctcagtttgctcctctgtaagatggggataatgataaGATGTGTATTGGCTCTCTTATAGGGTTGCTGTGAGGCAAAACTTTTGCCTCACAAAAAGTGCTCCATGAATGAAAACTACTGTTGAGAGTCCCCAGAACAGGTCCTCCTGGAGACTCTGGGCTTGACCAGAAAGAATGACGAGGAATATTTTGCTCAAGAATATTTCGTTACAAAAGAAGTCGTTTCTTCGTATTTGTTGTGGTTTTATGGCTATGTAGGGCCAACAAAACACTTGGCACCCCGAGGGCTGGGAGAATGCCAACCTCCGTGCCCAGGGAGCTCCCTGCCTGAGCCAATCACTGAGGAGCGAATCCTTTCTCCCACCTGGGCTGATGGTGGGGATGATGGGGTGGGGAAGCACTCACCCAATGGGCAGAGAAGTAAACTCCCACGTGGGACCCTTCCAGGCAGCTGCTGTCCAGTGACTGGCCGTTATTTCTGAGCAAAGGTCCGGCAATGACTTCACTGAAGGGCTTGGGCCCCCAAGGGAATTCCAGACCTGAAATAGGGGACAAGCGATGTAAGATGTCGTGAGTCTGGCAGGAGCCCCATTTGGTATCCGAGCCTGATGGCAGCACGCAGCTGATCCAGAGAGTGTGGCCTTGTGGGGAGGTCTCTCCAACTGGAagcaggagacctgggttcaaatcccactagCTAAAAGATCATGAGCAAGAACCTCAaactctgagcctgtttcctcatctgtaaaatgagaatattaattcttttttgtttttgtttttaaaaccctcaccttccatcttggaatcaatactgtgtattggtcccaaggcagaagagtggtaagggctaggcgatgggggtcaagtgacttgcccagggtcacacagctaggaagtggctgaggccagattcgaacctagaatctcttgtctctgggcctggctctccatccactgagccacccagctgcccccagggataTTAATTCTTACACGTTCCTCCTCAGAGCCCCAATGTGAAGAAAGTGCCATCTAAGCACGAGCCACCATTAGCATCTTCTAGCTGATTGAACTTCTAGCTCCAGCGGGAGATGGGAGCAGAACCCATATGTGATGTGGCAGCTCTTCTCAAGCAGCTTCCAGCCAAGGAATTCTGCTCCGGTTCCTGATCTGGAGAATCGTACAGATGGCCTGTGCCAGCCAGAGTTGAGAATTCAGGGCCAGTGAGGTGTTAAATTAAATTCAGGGGCTGAAAAATGTCAGCATGCACGTACAAGAGTCACATTCTCaatattattttaggaaaaggggcagctgggtagcacagggatagagagccaggtctggagttgggagaccttgggttcaaatctgctatCAGGCagttcttatctgtgtgaccctggacaagtcatttaaccttaactGCCTAGAGCCCTTATTGCTCTTGTTGTCTTAGAAtacagaaggttagggttaattatatacatatgtatctatat comes from the Gracilinanus agilis isolate LMUSP501 unplaced genomic scaffold, AgileGrace unplaced_scaffold21364, whole genome shotgun sequence genome and includes:
- the LOC123254406 gene encoding nucleoredoxin-like; its protein translation is LEFPWGPKPFSEVIAGPLLRNNGQSLDSSCLEGSHVGVYFSAHWCPPCRSLTRVLVESYRKIKESGQKFEIIFVSADRSEDSFKQYFSEMPWLAVPYTDEARRSRLNRLYGIQGRRRYEPPSQSLVLVCILHPGQHRSTIMLMCTKLFYQ